One genomic window of Struthio camelus isolate bStrCam1 chromosome 1, bStrCam1.hap1, whole genome shotgun sequence includes the following:
- the LOC104144278 gene encoding galactosylgalactosylxylosylprotein 3-beta-glucuronosyltransferase 1 isoform X2 — protein MQYLQRDAWALEALCSMLRRRNLLTTLLIALPWALLLTLWHQYPTTRYLSLLRKTDENVTSKALVNGTSALREEGLPSCMRQQQSMAATPKVIQNYVYSRPPPWSDTLPTIFVITPTYTRPVQKAELTRLANTFLHVQNLHWVVVEDSPRRTNLVSNLLEKAGLNFTHLNVETPKSLKLGLSWIPSHTPRGTLQRNLGLHWLRNSFSNTAPPEGVVYFADDDNTYSLELFEEMRYTRRVSVWPVAFVGGLRYESPKVSPAGKVVGWKTVFDPNRPFAIDMAGFAISIKLILEKPQASFKLEGVKGGYQETSLLKDLVTMDGLEPKAANCTKVLVWHTRTERPTLVNEGKRGFTDPRVEV, from the exons AGAGATGCCTGGGCATTGGAAGCTCTCTGCAGCATGCTGAGGAGACGTAACCTTCTTACCACGCTCCTGATCGCCTTGCCATGGGCTCTTCTCCTAACTTTGTGGCATCAGTACCCAACCACCCGCTACCTCAGCCTCCTGAGAA AGACAGATGAGAATGTGACCTCTAAAGCTCTTGTCAATGGTACATCTGCACTGAGAGAGGAAGGCCTCCCATCATGCATGCGGCAGCAGCAGAGCATGGCGGCAACGCCTAAAGTCATCCAGAATTatgtgtactccaggcctccccCATGGTCAGACACCTTGCCAACCATCTTCGTTATCACCCCTACCTACACCCGGCCAGTGCAAAAAGCTGAGCTGACCCGATTGGCCAACACCTTCCTGCACGTACAGAATCTGCactgggtggtggtggaggactCGCCCCGGAGGACCAACTTGGTATCCAACCTGCTGGAGAAGGCAGGGCTTAACTTCACCCACCTCAATGTGGAGACCCCCAAGAGTCTGAAGCTGGGCCTGTCCTGGATCCCATCCCATACCCCAAGGGGGACACTACAGAGGAACCTGGGGCTGCACTGGCTGAGGAACAGCTTCAGCAACACTGCACCACCAGAAGGGGTAGTGTATTTTGCCGATGATGATAACACCTACAGCCTGGAGCTCTTTGAAGAG ATGCGTTACACAAGGAGGGTGTCAGTCTGGCCGGTGGCTTTCGTTGGGGGTCTGCGATATGAATCCCCAAAagtgagcccagcagggaaggtCGTGGGCTGGAAAACGGTCTTTGATCCCAACCGACCCTTCGCTATTGACATGGCTGGATTTGCCATCAGCATCAAGCTAATATTGGAGAAGCCTCAAGCCAGTTTCAAGTTGGAGGGAGTTAAAGGAGGCTACCAGGAAACCAGTTTGCTGAAGGATCTGGTGACTATGGATGGGTTGGAGCCAAAAGCAGCCAACTGCACAAAG GTGCTGGTCTGGCACACAAGAACTGAGAGGCCTACTTTGGTTAATGAAGGCAAACGTGGATTTACAGACCCCAGAGTAGAGGTGTAA
- the LOC104144278 gene encoding galactosylgalactosylxylosylprotein 3-beta-glucuronosyltransferase 1 isoform X3, whose translation MLRRRNLLTTLLIALPWALLLTLWHQYPTTRYLSLLRKETDENVTSKALVNGTSALREEGLPSCMRQQQSMAATPKVIQNYVYSRPPPWSDTLPTIFVITPTYTRPVQKAELTRLANTFLHVQNLHWVVVEDSPRRTNLVSNLLEKAGLNFTHLNVETPKSLKLGLSWIPSHTPRGTLQRNLGLHWLRNSFSNTAPPEGVVYFADDDNTYSLELFEEMRYTRRVSVWPVAFVGGLRYESPKVSPAGKVVGWKTVFDPNRPFAIDMAGFAISIKLILEKPQASFKLEGVKGGYQETSLLKDLVTMDGLEPKAANCTKVLVWHTRTERPTLVNEGKRGFTDPRVEV comes from the exons ATGCTGAGGAGACGTAACCTTCTTACCACGCTCCTGATCGCCTTGCCATGGGCTCTTCTCCTAACTTTGTGGCATCAGTACCCAACCACCCGCTACCTCAGCCTCCTGAGAA AAGAGACAGATGAGAATGTGACCTCTAAAGCTCTTGTCAATGGTACATCTGCACTGAGAGAGGAAGGCCTCCCATCATGCATGCGGCAGCAGCAGAGCATGGCGGCAACGCCTAAAGTCATCCAGAATTatgtgtactccaggcctccccCATGGTCAGACACCTTGCCAACCATCTTCGTTATCACCCCTACCTACACCCGGCCAGTGCAAAAAGCTGAGCTGACCCGATTGGCCAACACCTTCCTGCACGTACAGAATCTGCactgggtggtggtggaggactCGCCCCGGAGGACCAACTTGGTATCCAACCTGCTGGAGAAGGCAGGGCTTAACTTCACCCACCTCAATGTGGAGACCCCCAAGAGTCTGAAGCTGGGCCTGTCCTGGATCCCATCCCATACCCCAAGGGGGACACTACAGAGGAACCTGGGGCTGCACTGGCTGAGGAACAGCTTCAGCAACACTGCACCACCAGAAGGGGTAGTGTATTTTGCCGATGATGATAACACCTACAGCCTGGAGCTCTTTGAAGAG ATGCGTTACACAAGGAGGGTGTCAGTCTGGCCGGTGGCTTTCGTTGGGGGTCTGCGATATGAATCCCCAAAagtgagcccagcagggaaggtCGTGGGCTGGAAAACGGTCTTTGATCCCAACCGACCCTTCGCTATTGACATGGCTGGATTTGCCATCAGCATCAAGCTAATATTGGAGAAGCCTCAAGCCAGTTTCAAGTTGGAGGGAGTTAAAGGAGGCTACCAGGAAACCAGTTTGCTGAAGGATCTGGTGACTATGGATGGGTTGGAGCCAAAAGCAGCCAACTGCACAAAG GTGCTGGTCTGGCACACAAGAACTGAGAGGCCTACTTTGGTTAATGAAGGCAAACGTGGATTTACAGACCCCAGAGTAGAGGTGTAA
- the LOC104144278 gene encoding galactosylgalactosylxylosylprotein 3-beta-glucuronosyltransferase 1 isoform X1: MQYLQRDAWALEALCSMLRRRNLLTTLLIALPWALLLTLWHQYPTTRYLSLLRKETDENVTSKALVNGTSALREEGLPSCMRQQQSMAATPKVIQNYVYSRPPPWSDTLPTIFVITPTYTRPVQKAELTRLANTFLHVQNLHWVVVEDSPRRTNLVSNLLEKAGLNFTHLNVETPKSLKLGLSWIPSHTPRGTLQRNLGLHWLRNSFSNTAPPEGVVYFADDDNTYSLELFEEMRYTRRVSVWPVAFVGGLRYESPKVSPAGKVVGWKTVFDPNRPFAIDMAGFAISIKLILEKPQASFKLEGVKGGYQETSLLKDLVTMDGLEPKAANCTKVLVWHTRTERPTLVNEGKRGFTDPRVEV; encoded by the exons AGAGATGCCTGGGCATTGGAAGCTCTCTGCAGCATGCTGAGGAGACGTAACCTTCTTACCACGCTCCTGATCGCCTTGCCATGGGCTCTTCTCCTAACTTTGTGGCATCAGTACCCAACCACCCGCTACCTCAGCCTCCTGAGAA AAGAGACAGATGAGAATGTGACCTCTAAAGCTCTTGTCAATGGTACATCTGCACTGAGAGAGGAAGGCCTCCCATCATGCATGCGGCAGCAGCAGAGCATGGCGGCAACGCCTAAAGTCATCCAGAATTatgtgtactccaggcctccccCATGGTCAGACACCTTGCCAACCATCTTCGTTATCACCCCTACCTACACCCGGCCAGTGCAAAAAGCTGAGCTGACCCGATTGGCCAACACCTTCCTGCACGTACAGAATCTGCactgggtggtggtggaggactCGCCCCGGAGGACCAACTTGGTATCCAACCTGCTGGAGAAGGCAGGGCTTAACTTCACCCACCTCAATGTGGAGACCCCCAAGAGTCTGAAGCTGGGCCTGTCCTGGATCCCATCCCATACCCCAAGGGGGACACTACAGAGGAACCTGGGGCTGCACTGGCTGAGGAACAGCTTCAGCAACACTGCACCACCAGAAGGGGTAGTGTATTTTGCCGATGATGATAACACCTACAGCCTGGAGCTCTTTGAAGAG ATGCGTTACACAAGGAGGGTGTCAGTCTGGCCGGTGGCTTTCGTTGGGGGTCTGCGATATGAATCCCCAAAagtgagcccagcagggaaggtCGTGGGCTGGAAAACGGTCTTTGATCCCAACCGACCCTTCGCTATTGACATGGCTGGATTTGCCATCAGCATCAAGCTAATATTGGAGAAGCCTCAAGCCAGTTTCAAGTTGGAGGGAGTTAAAGGAGGCTACCAGGAAACCAGTTTGCTGAAGGATCTGGTGACTATGGATGGGTTGGAGCCAAAAGCAGCCAACTGCACAAAG GTGCTGGTCTGGCACACAAGAACTGAGAGGCCTACTTTGGTTAATGAAGGCAAACGTGGATTTACAGACCCCAGAGTAGAGGTGTAA